A single region of the Ziziphus jujuba cultivar Dongzao chromosome 10, ASM3175591v1 genome encodes:
- the LOC132799726 gene encoding F-box/kelch-repeat protein At3g06240-like, whose product MRNSQILVKYEDPISKYHVISLLSDETLEVIDTEPVLSHTPLMDSMRIDFKHSVTVVGCSNGVVCLRCIPPHDEYVLWNPATRDAKIIPNGLYKSNPEKNMFRHLNMGFGFISKNNDCKLVSIQCLFENNTYRPVQPCQQEVEVYSLKTGCWKLLPDIIPTCDIISAQPHSGTACGEMFSWLVENDEYGEHVMSFDMSNEVFITTPLPPRIIERSCPSTCWNSLMFHNKSLALDHCVRDRNNDTKTHNIWVLGEYGVKDSWTNLFNVGPLEYLGPSIRGFCNNNGVLLQVNRDGCRHDLILVDPSIRKIKDLDIHGTSSMQILNYQESLAQINATPSSRILDGS is encoded by the coding sequence ATGAGGAATTCTCAAATTCTAGTCAAATACGAGGATCCTATCAGTAAATATCATGTTATCTCTTTACTTTCTGATGAAACCCTTGAGGTCATTGATACCGAACCAGTATTATCCCATACTCCATTAATGGATTCAATGAGGATTGATTTCAAACATTCTGTCACCGTGGTGGGTTGTAGTAATGGTGTGGTATGTCTTAGGTGCATACCACCACATGATGAGTATGTCCTGTGGAACCCTGCAACAAGAGATGCAAAAATTATTCCAAATGGATTATACAAAAGCAATCCAGAAAAGAACATGTTTCGACATCTAAATATGGGGTTCGGTTTCATTTCCAAAAACAATGACTGCAAACTAGTCTCAATCCAATGCTTGtttgaaaacaatacataccgcCCTGTTCAACCGTGCCAACAAGAGGTTGAAGTTTATAGCTTAAAAACAGGATGTTGGAAATTGCTACCAGATATCATCCCAACTTGTGATATTATATCAGCACAACCACATTCAGGTACAGCATGTGGAGAAATGTTTTCGTGGTTGGTAGAGAATGACGAGTATGGAGAACATGTTATGTCATTCGACATGAGCAATGAGGTATTCATAACAACACCTTTGCCTCCTCGTATAATTGAAAGGAGCTGTCCTAGTACTTGTTGGAATAGCCTTATGTTTCATAATAAATCCCTTGCTCTTGATCATTGTGTTAGAGATAGAAATAATGATACCAAGACACATAACATATGGGTGTTGGGTGAATATGGTGTTAAGGACTCATGGACTAATCTATTTAATGTTGGACCCCTTGAATACTTAGGACCGAGTATAAGAGGATTTTGTAACAACAATGGGGTTCTTCTCCAAGTAAACAGAGATGGATGTCGTCATGATCTAATTTTGGTTGACCCTTCCATCCGAAAAATCAAAGATTTGGATATTCATGGGACATCAtcaatgcaaatccttaactaCCAAGAAAGCCTAGCTCAAATTAATGCAACTCCATCTTCACGGATATTGGATGGGAGTTAA
- the LOC107412498 gene encoding F-box/kelch-repeat protein At3g06240-like isoform X2, with amino-acid sequence MDNYLPTKWQSVSGFEEIFVFKEIEKLVQELVMMSISKCKMEDLPKELVISILLRLPAEDLRRCKGVCKSLYSIITSRPFIEVRRKIRNSYILVKYEDLISSKHVISLLCDETLEVVYTQTILSDTPLMDSMSSKDRVVKVVGCCNGVVCLRRIDMYVLWNPATRDAKIIPDGLYKSNPDKKMFQHREMGFGFDPKNNDYKLVSIQRLFGDNRRPVRPCQQEVEVYSLKAGCWKLLPGIIPTCDIMSAYSVEGCNGGEMISWLVWNEEYGEHVMSFDISNEVFITTPLPPFIIESSSDGNCRNSLMFHNASLALDHYVKDRKNQTETHNIWVLGEYGVKESWTNLFIVGPFKLLGPSISGFWNNNKVLLEVHGGGCRHDLILVDPSIRKIKDLDIHGTSLQVFNYQENLVQINATPPINLF; translated from the exons ATGGATAATTATCTCCCCACCAAATGGCAG AGCGTATCAGGTTTTGAAGAGATATTTGTgtttaaagaaattgaaaagctCGTGCAAGAATTGGTTATGATGTCGATTAGCAAGTGCAAGATGGAGGATCTTCCGAAAGAGTTGGTGATTTCAATCCTGTTACGTCTACCAGCGGAAGATCTTCGACGATGCAAAGGCGTCTGCAAGTCATTATACTCCATTATCACCAGTCGGCCTTTCATTGAGGTACGCCGGAAGATAAGGAATTCTTATATCCTTGTCAAATACGAGGATCTTATCAGTAGCAAGCATGTCATCTCTTTACTTTGTGATGAAACCTTAGAAGTCGTTTATACCCAAACAATATTATCCGATACTCCATTAATGGATTCAATGAGTTCGAAAGATCGTGTCGTCAAGGTGGTGGGCTGCTGTAATGGTGTGGTATGTCTTAGGCGTATAGATATGTATGTCTTATGGAACCCTGCAACAAGAGATGCAAAAATTATTCCAGATGGATTATACAAAAGCAATCCGGATAAGAAAATGTTTCAACATCGAGAGATGGGATTCGGTTTTGATCCCAAAAACAATGATTACAAACTTGTCTCAATCCAAAGATTGTTTGGAGACAATCGACGCCCTGTCCGTCCGTGCCAACAAGAGGTTGAAGTTTACAGCTTAAAAGCAGGCTGTTGGAAATTGCTACCAGGTATCATCCCAACTTGTGATATTATGTCGGCATATTCAGTTGAAGGATGCAACGGTGGCGAAATGATTTCGTGGTTGGTATGGAATGAAGAGTATGGAGAACATGTCATGTCATTCGACATCAGCAATGAGGTATTCATAACAACACCTTTGCCTCCTTTTATAATTGAAAGCAGCAGTGATGGTAACTGTCGGAATAGCCTTATGTTTCATAATGCATCCCTTGCTCTTGATCATTATGTTAAAGATAGAAAGAATCAAACAGAGACCCATAACATATGGGTGTTGGGTGAATATGGTGTCAAGGAATCATGGACTAATCTATTTATTGTTGGACCCTTCAAATTATTAGGACCGAGTATAAGTGGATTTTGGAACAACAATAAGGTTCTTCTCGAGGTACACGGAGGTGGATGTCGTCATGATCTGATTTTGGTAGACCCTTCCATccgaaaaattaaagatttagatATTCATGGAACATCACTTCAAGTGTTTAACTACCAAGAAAATCTAGTTCAAATTAATGCAACTCCTCCTATCAACTTATTTTAA
- the LOC125421073 gene encoding disease resistance-like protein DSC1: protein MDSPDVRVVGIWGMGGIGNTTLAGAIAPIIVVDDVNISSQIEFLVGNHGKHCGNRAFVTLITGGDYACGNPFAIKVLGSVLYSRSKEEWESALDKLEAVPKKDIQSVLKISYGELDDKEQDIFLDIACFFKGYDANFLERILDGCGLFAIIGIQSLIDKTLITIINNKLRMHDLLQEMGREIGSAKVEGIFLNTSEMKEIILSPEIFSQMHNLSPENIVILQMPNSQLEELWNGVQDLGKLIEMDLSHSKHLTKIPDVAHAPNLETINLEYCISLLQLPPTLQYHCKLSSLNLRCCSKLEKLPELSRNLKRVSFGRITSNMDSLKSLSLSACASIDMFPSLPKVLSRLDISGTTIKAVPSSVDELSGLVKFYLKGCKRLESLPTRIYNLKALTFLSLSVCSKLRYIPEISEPLESLRFLHLDETRIKELPSSIGNLKGLKE from the exons ATGGATTCCCCAGATGTTCGAGTTGTAGGTATTTGGGGCATGGGTGGTATAGGCAATACCACCCTTGCTGGTGCT ATTGCGCcaattattgttgttgatgatgTCAATATTTCAAGTCAGATAGAATTTTTAGTTGGGAATCATG GGAAACACTGTGGGAACAGAGCATTTGTTACTCTCATAACGGGTGGAGATTATGCATGTGGCAATCCATTTGCTATTAAAGTTTTGGGCTCTGTCCTTTATTCGAGGAGCAAAGAAGAATGGGAAAGTGCACTGGATAAACTGGAAGCAGTTCCAAAAAAGGACATTCAAAGTGTGCTGAAAATAAGTTATGGTGAGTTAGATGATAAGGAACAAGATATATTTCTTGATATTGCATGTTTCTTCAAAGGATATGATGCaaattttttagaaagaatACTTGATGGTTGTGGCCTCTTTGCAATCATAGGAATACAAAGTTTGATTGATAAGACTCTCATAACCATCATCAACAATAAGCTGCGAATGCATGATCTGCTGCAAGAAATGGGTAGAGAAATT GGATCTGCAAAAGTTGAAGGCATATTCCTAAATACATCTGAGATGAAAGAGATAATTCTGAGCCCTGAAATCTTCTCACAGATGCATAATCTAAG TCCAGAGAACATTGTTATCCTTCAAATGCCTAACAGCCAACTTGAGGAACTTTGGAATGGCGTTCAG GATCTTGGGAAGTTAATAGAGATGGATCTTAGTCACTCTAAGCACTTGACTAAAATCCCAGACGTTGCTCACGCTCCGAACCTTGAGACTATAAATCTTGAATACTGTATAAGTTTGCTTCAACTTCCTCCAACTCTGCAATATCATTGCAAGCTCAGTTCTTTGAACCTGAGATGCTGCTCAAAACTTGAGAAACTTCCAGAGCTATCCAGGAATTTGAAAAGAGTTAGTTTTGGAAGGAT CACTAGTAATATGGATTCACTCAAATCTCTGAGTCTCTCTGCCTGCGCATCCATTGACATGTTTCCAAGTCTTCCAAAGGTTCTAAGTCGGTTAGATATAAGTGGAACCACGATAAAGGCAGTGCCATCATCAGTAGACGAACTGTCTGGTCTAGTTAAGTTTTATCTCAAAGGTTGCAAAAGGCTTGAGAGTCTCCCTACTCGCATTTATAATCTAAAAGCTCTCacatttctttctctctctgtatgCTCAAAATTGAGATACATTCCGGAAATCTCAGAGCCTTTGGAAAGTTTACGCTTCCTCCATTTGGATGAAACAAGAATTAAAGAGCTACCCTCTTCCATTGGAAATCTAAAAGGGCTTAAAGAATAG
- the LOC107412498 gene encoding putative F-box protein At5g52610 isoform X5, with the protein MTGIIDQGDTAEGDHKMYGVSGSEHSVSGFEEIFVFKEIEKLVQELVMMSISKCKMEDLPKELVISILLRLPAEDLRRCKGVCKSLYSIITSRPFIEVRRKIRNSYILVKYEDLISSKHVISLLCDETLEVVYTQTILSDTPLMDSMSSKDRVVKVVGCCNGVVCLRRIDMYVLWNPATRDAKIIPDGLYKSNPDKKMFQHREMGFGFDPKNNDYKLVSIQRLFGDNRRPVRPCQQEVEVYSLKAGCWKLLPGIIPTCDIMSAYSVEGCNGGEMISWLVWNEEYGEHVMSFDISNEDRV; encoded by the exons ATGACTGGAATTATAGACCAAGGGGATACTG CGGAAGGAGACCACAAAATGTATGGCGTTTCAGGTTCTGAACAT AGCGTATCAGGTTTTGAAGAGATATTTGTgtttaaagaaattgaaaagctCGTGCAAGAATTGGTTATGATGTCGATTAGCAAGTGCAAGATGGAGGATCTTCCGAAAGAGTTGGTGATTTCAATCCTGTTACGTCTACCAGCGGAAGATCTTCGACGATGCAAAGGCGTCTGCAAGTCATTATACTCCATTATCACCAGTCGGCCTTTCATTGAGGTACGCCGGAAGATAAGGAATTCTTATATCCTTGTCAAATACGAGGATCTTATCAGTAGCAAGCATGTCATCTCTTTACTTTGTGATGAAACCTTAGAAGTCGTTTATACCCAAACAATATTATCCGATACTCCATTAATGGATTCAATGAGTTCGAAAGATCGTGTCGTCAAGGTGGTGGGCTGCTGTAATGGTGTGGTATGTCTTAGGCGTATAGATATGTATGTCTTATGGAACCCTGCAACAAGAGATGCAAAAATTATTCCAGATGGATTATACAAAAGCAATCCGGATAAGAAAATGTTTCAACATCGAGAGATGGGATTCGGTTTTGATCCCAAAAACAATGATTACAAACTTGTCTCAATCCAAAGATTGTTTGGAGACAATCGACGCCCTGTCCGTCCGTGCCAACAAGAGGTTGAAGTTTACAGCTTAAAAGCAGGCTGTTGGAAATTGCTACCAGGTATCATCCCAACTTGTGATATTATGTCGGCATATTCAGTTGAAGGATGCAACGGTGGCGAAATGATTTCGTGGTTGGTATGGAATGAAGAGTATGGAGAACATGTCATGTCATTCGACATCAGCAATGAG GACCGAGTATAA
- the LOC107412498 gene encoding F-box/kelch-repeat protein At3g06240-like isoform X3 has product MYGVSGSEHSVSGFEEIFVFKEIEKLVQELVMMSISKCKMEDLPKELVISILLRLPAEDLRRCKGVCKSLYSIITSRPFIEVRRKIRNSYILVKYEDLISSKHVISLLCDETLEVVYTQTILSDTPLMDSMSSKDRVVKVVGCCNGVVCLRRIDMYVLWNPATRDAKIIPDGLYKSNPDKKMFQHREMGFGFDPKNNDYKLVSIQRLFGDNRRPVRPCQQEVEVYSLKAGCWKLLPGIIPTCDIMSAYSVEGCNGGEMISWLVWNEEYGEHVMSFDISNEVFITTPLPPFIIESSSDGNCRNSLMFHNASLALDHYVKDRKNQTETHNIWVLGEYGVKESWTNLFIVGPFKLLGPSISGFWNNNKVLLEVHGGGCRHDLILVDPSIRKIKDLDIHGTSLQVFNYQENLVQINATPPINLF; this is encoded by the exons ATGTATGGCGTTTCAGGTTCTGAACAT AGCGTATCAGGTTTTGAAGAGATATTTGTgtttaaagaaattgaaaagctCGTGCAAGAATTGGTTATGATGTCGATTAGCAAGTGCAAGATGGAGGATCTTCCGAAAGAGTTGGTGATTTCAATCCTGTTACGTCTACCAGCGGAAGATCTTCGACGATGCAAAGGCGTCTGCAAGTCATTATACTCCATTATCACCAGTCGGCCTTTCATTGAGGTACGCCGGAAGATAAGGAATTCTTATATCCTTGTCAAATACGAGGATCTTATCAGTAGCAAGCATGTCATCTCTTTACTTTGTGATGAAACCTTAGAAGTCGTTTATACCCAAACAATATTATCCGATACTCCATTAATGGATTCAATGAGTTCGAAAGATCGTGTCGTCAAGGTGGTGGGCTGCTGTAATGGTGTGGTATGTCTTAGGCGTATAGATATGTATGTCTTATGGAACCCTGCAACAAGAGATGCAAAAATTATTCCAGATGGATTATACAAAAGCAATCCGGATAAGAAAATGTTTCAACATCGAGAGATGGGATTCGGTTTTGATCCCAAAAACAATGATTACAAACTTGTCTCAATCCAAAGATTGTTTGGAGACAATCGACGCCCTGTCCGTCCGTGCCAACAAGAGGTTGAAGTTTACAGCTTAAAAGCAGGCTGTTGGAAATTGCTACCAGGTATCATCCCAACTTGTGATATTATGTCGGCATATTCAGTTGAAGGATGCAACGGTGGCGAAATGATTTCGTGGTTGGTATGGAATGAAGAGTATGGAGAACATGTCATGTCATTCGACATCAGCAATGAGGTATTCATAACAACACCTTTGCCTCCTTTTATAATTGAAAGCAGCAGTGATGGTAACTGTCGGAATAGCCTTATGTTTCATAATGCATCCCTTGCTCTTGATCATTATGTTAAAGATAGAAAGAATCAAACAGAGACCCATAACATATGGGTGTTGGGTGAATATGGTGTCAAGGAATCATGGACTAATCTATTTATTGTTGGACCCTTCAAATTATTAGGACCGAGTATAAGTGGATTTTGGAACAACAATAAGGTTCTTCTCGAGGTACACGGAGGTGGATGTCGTCATGATCTGATTTTGGTAGACCCTTCCATccgaaaaattaaagatttagatATTCATGGAACATCACTTCAAGTGTTTAACTACCAAGAAAATCTAGTTCAAATTAATGCAACTCCTCCTATCAACTTATTTTAA
- the LOC107412498 gene encoding F-box/kelch-repeat protein At3g06240-like isoform X4: MMSISKCKMEDLPKELVISILLRLPAEDLRRCKGVCKSLYSIITSRPFIEVRRKIRNSYILVKYEDLISSKHVISLLCDETLEVVYTQTILSDTPLMDSMSSKDRVVKVVGCCNGVVCLRRIDMYVLWNPATRDAKIIPDGLYKSNPDKKMFQHREMGFGFDPKNNDYKLVSIQRLFGDNRRPVRPCQQEVEVYSLKAGCWKLLPGIIPTCDIMSAYSVEGCNGGEMISWLVWNEEYGEHVMSFDISNEVFITTPLPPFIIESSSDGNCRNSLMFHNASLALDHYVKDRKNQTETHNIWVLGEYGVKESWTNLFIVGPFKLLGPSISGFWNNNKVLLEVHGGGCRHDLILVDPSIRKIKDLDIHGTSLQVFNYQENLVQINATPPINLF; encoded by the coding sequence ATGATGTCGATTAGCAAGTGCAAGATGGAGGATCTTCCGAAAGAGTTGGTGATTTCAATCCTGTTACGTCTACCAGCGGAAGATCTTCGACGATGCAAAGGCGTCTGCAAGTCATTATACTCCATTATCACCAGTCGGCCTTTCATTGAGGTACGCCGGAAGATAAGGAATTCTTATATCCTTGTCAAATACGAGGATCTTATCAGTAGCAAGCATGTCATCTCTTTACTTTGTGATGAAACCTTAGAAGTCGTTTATACCCAAACAATATTATCCGATACTCCATTAATGGATTCAATGAGTTCGAAAGATCGTGTCGTCAAGGTGGTGGGCTGCTGTAATGGTGTGGTATGTCTTAGGCGTATAGATATGTATGTCTTATGGAACCCTGCAACAAGAGATGCAAAAATTATTCCAGATGGATTATACAAAAGCAATCCGGATAAGAAAATGTTTCAACATCGAGAGATGGGATTCGGTTTTGATCCCAAAAACAATGATTACAAACTTGTCTCAATCCAAAGATTGTTTGGAGACAATCGACGCCCTGTCCGTCCGTGCCAACAAGAGGTTGAAGTTTACAGCTTAAAAGCAGGCTGTTGGAAATTGCTACCAGGTATCATCCCAACTTGTGATATTATGTCGGCATATTCAGTTGAAGGATGCAACGGTGGCGAAATGATTTCGTGGTTGGTATGGAATGAAGAGTATGGAGAACATGTCATGTCATTCGACATCAGCAATGAGGTATTCATAACAACACCTTTGCCTCCTTTTATAATTGAAAGCAGCAGTGATGGTAACTGTCGGAATAGCCTTATGTTTCATAATGCATCCCTTGCTCTTGATCATTATGTTAAAGATAGAAAGAATCAAACAGAGACCCATAACATATGGGTGTTGGGTGAATATGGTGTCAAGGAATCATGGACTAATCTATTTATTGTTGGACCCTTCAAATTATTAGGACCGAGTATAAGTGGATTTTGGAACAACAATAAGGTTCTTCTCGAGGTACACGGAGGTGGATGTCGTCATGATCTGATTTTGGTAGACCCTTCCATccgaaaaattaaagatttagatATTCATGGAACATCACTTCAAGTGTTTAACTACCAAGAAAATCTAGTTCAAATTAATGCAACTCCTCCTATCAACTTATTTTAA
- the LOC107412498 gene encoding F-box/kelch-repeat protein At3g06240-like isoform X1, translated as MTGIIDQGDTAEGDHKMYGVSGSEHSVSGFEEIFVFKEIEKLVQELVMMSISKCKMEDLPKELVISILLRLPAEDLRRCKGVCKSLYSIITSRPFIEVRRKIRNSYILVKYEDLISSKHVISLLCDETLEVVYTQTILSDTPLMDSMSSKDRVVKVVGCCNGVVCLRRIDMYVLWNPATRDAKIIPDGLYKSNPDKKMFQHREMGFGFDPKNNDYKLVSIQRLFGDNRRPVRPCQQEVEVYSLKAGCWKLLPGIIPTCDIMSAYSVEGCNGGEMISWLVWNEEYGEHVMSFDISNEVFITTPLPPFIIESSSDGNCRNSLMFHNASLALDHYVKDRKNQTETHNIWVLGEYGVKESWTNLFIVGPFKLLGPSISGFWNNNKVLLEVHGGGCRHDLILVDPSIRKIKDLDIHGTSLQVFNYQENLVQINATPPINLF; from the exons ATGACTGGAATTATAGACCAAGGGGATACTG CGGAAGGAGACCACAAAATGTATGGCGTTTCAGGTTCTGAACAT AGCGTATCAGGTTTTGAAGAGATATTTGTgtttaaagaaattgaaaagctCGTGCAAGAATTGGTTATGATGTCGATTAGCAAGTGCAAGATGGAGGATCTTCCGAAAGAGTTGGTGATTTCAATCCTGTTACGTCTACCAGCGGAAGATCTTCGACGATGCAAAGGCGTCTGCAAGTCATTATACTCCATTATCACCAGTCGGCCTTTCATTGAGGTACGCCGGAAGATAAGGAATTCTTATATCCTTGTCAAATACGAGGATCTTATCAGTAGCAAGCATGTCATCTCTTTACTTTGTGATGAAACCTTAGAAGTCGTTTATACCCAAACAATATTATCCGATACTCCATTAATGGATTCAATGAGTTCGAAAGATCGTGTCGTCAAGGTGGTGGGCTGCTGTAATGGTGTGGTATGTCTTAGGCGTATAGATATGTATGTCTTATGGAACCCTGCAACAAGAGATGCAAAAATTATTCCAGATGGATTATACAAAAGCAATCCGGATAAGAAAATGTTTCAACATCGAGAGATGGGATTCGGTTTTGATCCCAAAAACAATGATTACAAACTTGTCTCAATCCAAAGATTGTTTGGAGACAATCGACGCCCTGTCCGTCCGTGCCAACAAGAGGTTGAAGTTTACAGCTTAAAAGCAGGCTGTTGGAAATTGCTACCAGGTATCATCCCAACTTGTGATATTATGTCGGCATATTCAGTTGAAGGATGCAACGGTGGCGAAATGATTTCGTGGTTGGTATGGAATGAAGAGTATGGAGAACATGTCATGTCATTCGACATCAGCAATGAGGTATTCATAACAACACCTTTGCCTCCTTTTATAATTGAAAGCAGCAGTGATGGTAACTGTCGGAATAGCCTTATGTTTCATAATGCATCCCTTGCTCTTGATCATTATGTTAAAGATAGAAAGAATCAAACAGAGACCCATAACATATGGGTGTTGGGTGAATATGGTGTCAAGGAATCATGGACTAATCTATTTATTGTTGGACCCTTCAAATTATTAGGACCGAGTATAAGTGGATTTTGGAACAACAATAAGGTTCTTCTCGAGGTACACGGAGGTGGATGTCGTCATGATCTGATTTTGGTAGACCCTTCCATccgaaaaattaaagatttagatATTCATGGAACATCACTTCAAGTGTTTAACTACCAAGAAAATCTAGTTCAAATTAATGCAACTCCTCCTATCAACTTATTTTAA
- the LOC107412407 gene encoding disease resistance protein RPP2B-like, translating into MKLDHEASRGIMADVHIRILRMAASTLKTKNEFPFFASPSLRIWCPGNEIPDWFTYQTEGDETPDWFTRPSKGSSLNIQLPLNWHSNLLGIALCTVVAFRNCDRNLPLWISCKCSLKRNNGIGHKFNWFMNWNRMMASKTWGVAESDHMFLCASIFNHHKVWDQLLYAQDAERLGILSQDDREPDVEHNITKRSRNAFEAGGGVIFISSDKEEEDDQPNPKRI; encoded by the exons ATGAAGTTGGATCATGAAGCAAGCAGGGGAATAATGGCTGATGTACATATCAGAATTTTGCGTATGGCAGCTTCTACATTAAAAACTAAGAAT GAATTTCCATTCTTTGCATCACCCTCGTTAAGAATTTGGTGTCCAGGAAATGAAATTCCAGATTGGTTTACGTACCAAACAGAGGGAGATGAAACTCCAGATTGGTTTACGCGGCCATCAAAGGGATCTTCACTGAATATCCAGCTTCCTCTAAATTGGCACTCCAACTTGTTGGGTATTGCTCTCTGTACTGTTGTTGCATTCAGGAATTGCGATCGTAATTTACCCTTGTGGATATCATGTAAATGCTCATTGAAGAGGAACAATGGTATAGGCCATAAGTTCAACTGGTTTATGAACTGGAATAGGATGATGGCTAGCAAGACTTGGGGAGTTGCAGAATCTGATCACATGTTCTTGTG TGCATCAATTTTCAACCATCACAAAGTGTGGGATCAACTATTATATGCCCAAGATGCAGAGAGACTTGGTATCCTTAGTCAAGATGATAGGGAACCAGATGTCGAACATAATATAACTAAGAGAAGCCGGAATGCGTTTGAAGCCGGTGGAGGTGTGATTTTTATAAGCTCTgacaaggaagaagaagatgatcaaCCAAATCCTAAGAGAATTTGA